In one window of Nocardioides panacisoli DNA:
- the lepB gene encoding signal peptidase I: MTADSSDAGNPQSPDGGRDADGSRQRERKHLPVWQETLLLLVLALGLAVVIKAVLLQAFYIPSESMEPGLIRNDRILVQKVSYWFGGEPERGDVVVFEDPGGWLSTADTPGPTGLAKGLSYVGLYPTGGHLVKRVIGTPGDVIECCDGQGRLKVNGEPIDESDYLTTTQDQCNAPVDGSITERGTDFHRRCDWTITVAPGKLFVLGDNRQHSADSRAHLCAVNADPCTESPWVDQDRVVGKVFALVWPTDRWSWVSRPAPFADVPDGAPAAQ, from the coding sequence GTGACAGCCGACTCCTCCGACGCCGGGAACCCGCAGTCCCCGGACGGGGGGCGTGACGCGGACGGATCGCGCCAGCGCGAACGCAAGCACCTGCCGGTCTGGCAGGAAACCCTGCTGCTGTTGGTGCTGGCCCTCGGCCTCGCCGTGGTCATCAAGGCCGTCCTGCTCCAGGCGTTCTACATCCCCTCGGAGTCGATGGAGCCGGGCCTGATCCGCAACGACCGGATCCTGGTCCAGAAGGTCTCCTACTGGTTCGGCGGCGAGCCGGAGCGCGGCGACGTCGTCGTCTTCGAGGACCCCGGCGGCTGGCTGTCCACCGCGGACACCCCCGGCCCCACCGGCCTGGCCAAGGGCCTGTCCTACGTGGGTCTCTACCCCACCGGTGGGCACCTGGTGAAGCGGGTGATCGGCACGCCCGGCGACGTCATCGAGTGCTGTGACGGCCAGGGGCGCCTGAAGGTCAACGGGGAGCCGATCGACGAGTCGGACTACCTCACCACCACCCAGGACCAGTGCAACGCCCCGGTCGACGGGTCGATCACCGAACGCGGCACCGACTTCCACCGGCGGTGCGACTGGACGATCACCGTCGCGCCCGGGAAGCTCTTCGTGCTCGGCGACAACCGCCAGCACTCCGCCGACTCCCGGGCCCACCTGTGTGCGGTCAACGCCGACCCGTGCACCGAGAGCCCTTGGGTGGACCAGGACCGCGTCGTCGGCAAGGTGTTCGCCCTGGTGTGGCCCACCGACCGGTGGTCGTGGGTCAGCCGACCGGCACCGTTCGCCGACGTCCCGGACGGCGCTCCCGCCGCCCAGTAG
- a CDS encoding DUF2469 domain-containing protein, giving the protein MSAEDLEKYETEQELRLYREYRDVVGIFKYVVETDRRFYLCNSVDVKARTEAGEVFFEVTITDAWVWDIYRPARFAKNIKVLTFKDVNVEELASQDFEPPDR; this is encoded by the coding sequence ATGAGTGCGGAGGATCTCGAGAAGTACGAGACCGAGCAGGAGTTGCGGCTCTACCGGGAGTACCGCGACGTCGTCGGGATCTTCAAGTACGTCGTCGAGACCGACCGGCGCTTCTACCTGTGCAACTCCGTCGACGTGAAGGCACGCACCGAGGCCGGTGAGGTGTTCTTCGAGGTCACCATCACCGACGCGTGGGTGTGGGACATCTATCGTCCCGCGCGATTCGCGAAGAACATCAAGGTGCTGACGTTCAAGGACGTCAACGTGGAGGAGCTCGCATCTCAGGACTTCGAGCCGCCCGACCGGTAG
- a CDS encoding ribonuclease HII, producing MSTFPKGATIRRDAGLYGYERALRRRGLDPIAGVDEAGRGACAGPLVAGAAILPAGRPGIIPELADSKLLTAAARERCYDRIVRKALAWSVVVIEAGECDRLGMHVANVEALRRAVAKLDVPPAYVLTDGFGVDGLGVPGLAVWKGDRVAACVAAASVIAKVTRDRIMTELHGEWPAYDFATHKGYITPTHRQVLAERGPTPIHRMRFINVRRAAGLESEGVRRACRDAPESASASEECG from the coding sequence ATGTCCACGTTTCCCAAGGGTGCGACCATCCGCCGCGATGCCGGTCTGTACGGCTACGAACGGGCCCTGCGTCGCCGAGGGCTGGACCCCATCGCCGGCGTCGACGAGGCCGGACGCGGTGCCTGTGCGGGGCCGCTGGTCGCCGGGGCGGCGATCCTGCCTGCGGGGCGCCCGGGCATCATCCCCGAGCTCGCCGACTCCAAGCTGCTGACCGCCGCCGCCCGGGAGCGCTGTTACGACCGGATCGTCCGCAAGGCACTCGCCTGGTCCGTGGTCGTCATCGAGGCGGGGGAGTGCGACCGGCTCGGGATGCACGTGGCCAACGTCGAGGCGCTGCGGCGCGCCGTGGCCAAGCTCGACGTGCCCCCCGCCTACGTGCTCACCGACGGGTTCGGCGTCGACGGCCTCGGCGTCCCGGGCCTGGCGGTGTGGAAGGGCGACCGCGTGGCGGCGTGCGTGGCGGCCGCGTCGGTCATCGCGAAGGTGACCCGCGACCGGATCATGACCGAGCTCCACGGTGAGTGGCCGGCGTACGACTTCGCCACCCACAAGGGCTACATCACCCCCACGCACCGGCAGGTCCTCGCCGAGCGGGGGCCGACACCGATCCACCGCATGCGGTTCATCAACGTCCGGCGGGCCGCAGGGTTAGAGTCGGAGGGCGTTCGTCGAGCGTGTCGAGACGCCCCTGAGTCGGCCAGCGCCAGTGAGGAGTGCGGATGA